The following are encoded together in the Thalassomonas haliotis genome:
- a CDS encoding SDR family oxidoreductase: MTQTHSPKSKALQGKTIIITGGSRGIGREIALKAAADGANIVIASKSDTAHDKLPGTIFSVADEVIQAGGKALPVKVDVRDEESIYAMVGQTVETFGGIDALINNAGAIRLTGVEETPIKRFDLMHAINERAVLLCTQAVLPHLKKSENGHIISMSPPISLKKHWLKPHIAYTVTKYGMSLLTLGLAEELREFNIAVNSLWPKTAIATAAVEYAIDAKILPMSRTPAIMADAAYEILTSKDLAITGETLIDEDVLRAGGQTEFDQYKVDPNCDRLFPDLFVDLD, translated from the coding sequence GGCAAAACCATCATCATCACCGGCGGCAGCCGCGGCATAGGCCGGGAAATCGCCCTTAAGGCCGCCGCCGACGGCGCCAATATCGTGATCGCCTCCAAGTCCGATACTGCCCACGACAAACTGCCCGGCACCATCTTCAGTGTGGCCGATGAAGTCATACAGGCCGGCGGTAAGGCGCTGCCAGTCAAAGTCGATGTCCGGGACGAAGAAAGCATTTATGCCATGGTCGGGCAAACCGTCGAGACCTTTGGCGGCATAGACGCGCTGATCAACAATGCCGGCGCCATCCGCCTCACCGGCGTAGAAGAGACCCCGATCAAACGTTTTGACCTGATGCATGCCATCAACGAACGTGCGGTTTTGTTATGCACCCAGGCGGTATTGCCGCACCTGAAAAAGTCGGAAAACGGCCATATCATCAGCATGTCGCCGCCGATCAGCTTAAAAAAACACTGGTTAAAGCCGCATATCGCCTACACAGTCACTAAATACGGCATGAGCCTGCTGACCCTGGGCTTAGCAGAAGAATTAAGGGAGTTTAACATTGCCGTCAATTCCCTGTGGCCGAAAACCGCCATCGCCACCGCTGCGGTAGAATATGCCATAGACGCGAAAATTCTGCCTATGTCCCGCACCCCGGCGATTATGGCGGATGCCGCCTATGAAATCTTAACCAGTAAAGACCTGGCCATTACCGGTGAAACCCTGATTGATGAAGACGTACTAAGGGCCGGCGGTCAAACGGAATTTGACCAGTACAAGGTAGATCCCAATTGCGATCGCTTATTCCCGGACCTGTTTGTCGATTTGGACTAA
- a CDS encoding NAD(P)H-dependent flavin oxidoreductase — MSDTKTLTNQPLTEQPLAEQPLVEQLSLPVICAPMFLVSGMELVLAACKQGIVGTFPALNERTSDHFASWLHTLEQKLAKLRETQTYVAPYGINLVVHKSNPRWQADLEHCVHAKVPLVISSLGAAREVVDAVHSYGGLVYHDVASSYHAKKAIDAGVDGVIAVSQGAGGHAGTINPFALVGEIREFYQGTLLLGGSLSRGDDILAAQAMGADLAYLGTRFINCRESNAEAAYQQMLVDAGAHDIIHTPAVSGVPANFMRQSLEQAGFDMSTLSKPGEINYGEKLIPENEEARAWKTVWSAGQGVSTIHDSPSMADLVLRLKNEYQSAKTRLGR, encoded by the coding sequence ATGTCGGATACTAAAACCTTAACCAATCAACCTTTGACTGAGCAACCTTTGGCTGAGCAACCTTTAGTAGAGCAATTAAGTTTGCCCGTTATTTGTGCCCCGATGTTTTTAGTCTCCGGCATGGAGCTGGTGCTTGCCGCTTGTAAACAAGGCATAGTGGGCACCTTCCCGGCGTTAAACGAGCGCACCAGTGATCATTTCGCCTCCTGGTTACATACCCTGGAGCAGAAACTGGCCAAACTTCGGGAAACACAGACCTATGTCGCCCCTTATGGCATTAACCTGGTGGTCCATAAGTCCAACCCCCGCTGGCAGGCAGATCTTGAGCATTGCGTGCATGCCAAAGTCCCCTTGGTGATCTCTTCCTTAGGGGCTGCGCGGGAAGTCGTCGATGCGGTACACAGCTACGGCGGCCTGGTCTATCACGATGTTGCCAGCAGCTATCACGCGAAAAAAGCCATAGATGCCGGTGTTGACGGCGTGATTGCCGTCTCCCAGGGAGCCGGCGGCCATGCCGGCACCATCAACCCTTTTGCCCTGGTCGGGGAAATCCGTGAGTTTTACCAGGGCACCTTGTTGCTCGGCGGCAGTTTAAGCCGCGGCGACGATATTCTTGCCGCCCAGGCCATGGGGGCAGATCTCGCCTATCTCGGCACCCGCTTTATCAACTGCCGGGAGTCTAATGCCGAAGCCGCCTACCAGCAGATGCTGGTTGATGCCGGTGCCCACGACATTATCCACACGCCTGCGGTTTCCGGGGTACCGGCAAACTTTATGCGCCAGAGCCTGGAACAGGCAGGGTTTGATATGTCGACCTTGTCTAAACCCGGAGAAATCAACTACGGCGAGAAGCTTATTCCTGAAAATGAGGAAGCCCGGGCCTGGAAAACCGTATGGTCCGCCGGGCAAGGGGTCAGCACCATACATGACAGCCCGAGCATGGCAGACTTGGTACTAAGGTTAAAAAATGAATACCAGAGTGCCAAAACCAGGTTAGGCCGTTAA
- a CDS encoding DUF4442 domain-containing protein yields MSAHPSSGQITAKASNALKANSTARLVNRLAGLPAPFNTKLLSFAVGFKVPYVNTTGIRIEHLDHQRANFFLKNKRKSRNHLGGVHAVAAALLAESATGLLIAMNVPDTSVAVIKTMTFNFVKRQQGDMRAEASLSPEQIAQIQGSEKGETLVTVALTDGTGREPIICEMLWAWVPKKRPRESSSSKIKHR; encoded by the coding sequence ATGAGCGCACACCCCAGCAGCGGGCAGATAACAGCTAAAGCATCGAACGCATTAAAGGCCAACAGCACAGCCAGGCTGGTAAACCGCCTGGCCGGGTTGCCTGCCCCTTTCAATACTAAACTGCTCTCTTTTGCCGTCGGTTTTAAAGTGCCCTATGTCAACACCACAGGCATTCGCATCGAACACTTAGATCATCAGCGGGCAAATTTTTTCTTAAAAAACAAACGTAAATCTAGAAACCATCTCGGCGGCGTACATGCGGTTGCCGCCGCCCTACTGGCAGAGTCTGCTACCGGCTTGCTTATCGCCATGAATGTGCCCGACACCAGTGTTGCGGTGATCAAAACCATGACCTTTAACTTCGTCAAACGCCAGCAGGGAGATATGCGCGCCGAGGCCAGCCTAAGCCCCGAGCAGATAGCCCAGATCCAGGGCAGCGAGAAAGGCGAAACTTTGGTCACGGTGGCACTGACCGACGGCACCGGCAGAGAGCCGATTATCTGTGAAATGCTCTGGGCCTGGGTGCCGAAAAAACGCCCCCGGGAAAGTTCATCATCAAAAATAAAGCACAGGTGA
- a CDS encoding DUF2799 domain-containing protein, with amino-acid sequence MANFLSRVPVKAVLLAGLTGLLSGCASMSKEECLVADWYTIGLEDGSDGKAASHIGEHRKACADAGVAPDLKEYTAGRKAGLKDYCIASRGYQLAMSGDEYHGVCRGPQEKRFLKGFKNGQLVYQAKEVLEIVQADINSALQQEKKLKKKITKKEAVILADESTSEQRADALKQVKALTAELEAVSADIHELEHIYEARLVEYEVILNKYQIAAY; translated from the coding sequence ATGGCAAATTTTTTATCCCGGGTACCCGTTAAAGCGGTTTTATTGGCGGGCCTGACCGGTCTGTTATCCGGCTGCGCGAGTATGAGCAAAGAAGAGTGCCTGGTGGCCGACTGGTATACCATAGGGTTGGAAGACGGCAGTGACGGCAAGGCTGCCTCCCATATCGGCGAACACCGTAAGGCCTGTGCCGATGCCGGTGTTGCGCCGGATCTCAAAGAATACACTGCCGGGCGTAAAGCGGGATTAAAAGATTATTGTATTGCTTCGCGTGGTTATCAGCTGGCCATGAGCGGGGATGAGTATCACGGCGTTTGCCGCGGTCCCCAGGAGAAAAGGTTTTTAAAAGGTTTTAAAAACGGCCAACTGGTTTATCAGGCAAAAGAAGTACTGGAGATAGTACAGGCTGATATCAACAGCGCCCTGCAACAAGAGAAGAAGTTAAAGAAAAAAATCACCAAAAAAGAAGCGGTGATCCTTGCCGATGAGTCGACCTCAGAGCAGCGAGCCGATGCCCTGAAACAGGTTAAAGCATTAACCGCCGAGCTTGAAGCGGTATCGGCAGATATTCATGAGCTGGAGCATATTTATGAAGCCCGGCTGGTGGAATACGAAGTCATCCTCAATAAATATCAAATAGCCGCTTATTAA
- a CDS encoding alanine racemase has protein sequence MNRRQFLLAGAAAGVAGALAFRPDDKGDVYTPYFDQLNKSLKRDGSYVPSMLVDLDALDENIRVLKSTLNPETDFRLVAKSLPSPQLLGYVMEKANTNKLMVFHQPFLSQIARDYPHSDLLLGKPMPVKAAQRFYQLQEASPAFDAQSQLQWLIDSESRLNQYLALAKQLSVKMRINIELDVGLHRGGVQSLGELDRLLTLIEENGEQLSFAGFMGYDAHVVKVPGVLKSQQQAFEDSQEFYRASIERLYQRLPGLKSQSLCFNGAGSPTLALHRENTVANELSAGSCLVKPSTFDVPTLAQFQPAAYIATPVLKKMAGTRLPSAEFARDLFSMWDKNMQQTFFIYGGNWQANYESPQGLQDNRLYGQSTNQQIVNGSDKVNLFVDDHVFLRPAQSEAVFLQFGQLKTLRSGHLVDNWPILQQA, from the coding sequence ATGAACAGACGTCAATTTTTATTGGCAGGAGCGGCGGCCGGAGTGGCCGGCGCCTTAGCTTTCAGGCCGGATGATAAGGGGGATGTCTACACTCCTTATTTTGACCAGCTTAACAAAAGCCTCAAGCGTGACGGCAGTTATGTGCCGAGCATGCTGGTCGATCTCGATGCCCTGGACGAGAATATCCGGGTGCTAAAGTCCACGCTCAATCCCGAGACTGATTTTCGACTTGTTGCCAAATCCCTGCCCAGTCCGCAGCTGCTCGGTTATGTGATGGAAAAGGCCAATACCAATAAGTTGATGGTCTTTCACCAGCCGTTTTTAAGCCAGATTGCCCGGGATTATCCCCACAGCGATTTATTGCTGGGCAAACCTATGCCGGTAAAGGCGGCACAGCGCTTTTATCAGTTACAGGAAGCAAGCCCGGCCTTTGATGCACAAAGCCAGTTGCAGTGGCTTATTGACAGTGAATCAAGGTTAAACCAGTACCTGGCGCTGGCGAAACAGCTTTCGGTGAAAATGCGCATTAATATTGAACTGGATGTCGGTTTGCACCGTGGCGGCGTACAGTCTCTGGGTGAACTGGACCGGTTACTGACCCTGATTGAGGAGAACGGTGAACAGCTTAGTTTTGCCGGTTTTATGGGTTATGATGCCCATGTGGTGAAAGTGCCCGGGGTATTAAAGTCGCAGCAACAAGCGTTTGAAGACTCCCAGGAATTTTACCGGGCCAGTATCGAACGTTTATATCAGCGTTTGCCCGGGCTTAAATCACAATCCCTTTGTTTTAACGGCGCCGGCAGCCCGACCCTGGCCCTGCACCGGGAAAATACGGTGGCCAACGAACTCTCAGCCGGGTCTTGCCTGGTTAAACCCAGTACTTTTGATGTGCCGACCCTGGCGCAGTTTCAGCCGGCGGCTTATATTGCCACGCCGGTGTTGAAAAAAATGGCCGGTACCCGTTTGCCTTCAGCCGAGTTTGCCCGCGACTTGTTCTCCATGTGGGATAAAAACATGCAGCAAACCTTCTTTATCTACGGCGGCAACTGGCAGGCAAATTACGAATCGCCCCAAGGCCTGCAGGACAATCGCTTATACGGACAAAGCACCAACCAGCAAATCGTCAACGGCTCAGACAAGGTTAATCTGTTTGTTGATGATCATGTGTTTTTACGTCCGGCGCAAAGTGAAGCTGTGTTTCTGCAATTCGGTCAGCTGAAAACTTTGCGCAGCGGCCATTTGGTGGATAACTGGCCAATATTGCAGCAGGCTTAA
- a CDS encoding D-arabinono-1,4-lactone oxidase: MKFERLNLNRREVLKAAAAVGVTSSLGLSGCSGAEQAQQAPVLQGAIGKDGHRVPPWSNWSGNQVSEPNERLVPRDTDELSAMIAKARQGIRLVGAGHSFSPLVPTKESLMSLAYFNGILGIDNASKQFEVAANTFLASAGEPLWQEGLSLVNMPDINTQTFGGAVATSTHGTGSAFGSMSSTVTGMSLVNGQGEVMHCSAENNSELFQAARNNIGALGAVTSMKMQAQDKYHLQETSWMMDLQEGLEQAQALRDTHRHFELYALPHADYIMGITLDDVSEQEALSQPRVTSGDAYETFKTLSKVIDAVPFMKRFIINTGASTVTKEVRSGRNYDIFGNVRDIRFNEMEYSVPAELGVKCLTEILDTIKKQNINVIFPLEVRYIKGDDIWLSPFYQRDSCAISCHNFHDKDYKKYFAAIEPIFLKYDGRPHWGKIHTLTAKEQSARYPKFDEFLKVRAAMDPRGIFANAHIKTVLGLS; this comes from the coding sequence ATGAAATTTGAACGCCTTAACCTGAATCGTCGGGAAGTATTGAAAGCGGCCGCCGCCGTGGGAGTTACCAGCTCTTTGGGTCTCAGTGGCTGTAGTGGAGCCGAACAGGCACAGCAAGCGCCGGTGTTGCAGGGGGCGATAGGCAAAGACGGGCACAGGGTACCGCCGTGGAGCAACTGGTCCGGCAATCAGGTGAGCGAGCCTAATGAACGCCTGGTGCCCAGAGATACCGACGAGTTATCGGCTATGATTGCCAAAGCCAGACAGGGTATTCGCCTGGTGGGGGCGGGGCATAGCTTTTCTCCTTTGGTGCCGACTAAAGAGTCTTTGATGTCGCTGGCGTATTTCAACGGTATTCTCGGTATTGACAACGCGAGCAAGCAATTTGAAGTGGCCGCCAATACCTTTCTGGCCAGCGCCGGTGAGCCTTTATGGCAAGAAGGGCTTAGCCTGGTAAATATGCCGGATATCAATACCCAGACCTTTGGCGGTGCTGTTGCCACGTCCACTCATGGCACAGGCTCAGCTTTCGGCTCTATGTCGAGTACGGTAACCGGTATGTCCCTGGTGAATGGCCAGGGGGAAGTTATGCATTGCAGCGCTGAGAACAATAGCGAACTGTTTCAGGCGGCCAGAAACAATATCGGCGCCCTGGGGGCGGTGACCAGCATGAAAATGCAGGCGCAGGATAAGTACCATTTGCAGGAAACCAGCTGGATGATGGACTTGCAGGAGGGGCTGGAGCAGGCACAAGCCTTACGGGACACACACAGGCATTTTGAATTATATGCCTTGCCCCATGCCGATTATATTATGGGCATCACCCTGGATGATGTCAGCGAGCAGGAGGCCTTATCACAGCCCCGGGTCACGAGCGGCGATGCCTATGAAACCTTTAAAACCCTCTCGAAAGTGATCGATGCCGTGCCCTTTATGAAGCGCTTTATTATCAATACCGGGGCAAGTACAGTCACCAAGGAAGTACGCAGCGGCCGCAACTATGACATTTTCGGTAATGTCCGGGATATACGTTTTAATGAAATGGAATATTCGGTGCCTGCCGAGCTTGGGGTGAAGTGCCTGACGGAAATCCTGGATACCATTAAAAAACAAAATATTAACGTGATTTTTCCGCTGGAGGTACGTTATATTAAGGGCGATGATATTTGGTTAAGTCCGTTTTATCAGCGTGACAGCTGTGCGATCAGTTGCCATAACTTTCATGATAAAGACTATAAAAAGTATTTTGCTGCCATCGAGCCGATTTTCCTTAAATATGACGGCAGACCGCACTGGGGCAAAATACATACCTTAACCGCGAAAGAACAAAGCGCCCGTTACCCTAAGTTTGATGAATTCTTAAAGGTGAGGGCGGCCATGGATCCCAGGGGGATATTTGCCAATGCGCATATTAAAACCGTCCTGGGCCTCTCATAG
- a CDS encoding TetR/AcrR family transcriptional regulator, whose product MEITNQIMKAKNSRGEDTKNKILTATLEIIKTQGMRAVRHRAVAAEAGVPLGSTTYHFSSIDDLLSSAFEYWHQQVDVGKNPYFLAIAENIEQMGNTQSDTQPEKQSHKEKNAELLFQAADDYLKDQVIDHIDDRRIELAFHHEALRNPRLNALVLNSWQQEVAHITRLYKTLGSSAPEQDAEVTFALILQLEKKAMMLLDKDAQVEEYKHIRRVLKRHVAILTGVETLTPGAIDRV is encoded by the coding sequence ATGGAGATCACAAATCAGATCATGAAGGCAAAAAATTCCCGCGGCGAGGACACCAAAAACAAAATCTTAACCGCGACCCTGGAAATCATTAAAACCCAGGGCATGCGCGCAGTACGTCACCGGGCGGTGGCGGCTGAGGCTGGTGTTCCGCTGGGCTCTACCACTTATCATTTCAGCAGCATAGATGACCTGCTCAGCTCAGCCTTTGAATACTGGCATCAGCAAGTCGATGTCGGTAAAAACCCTTACTTTCTGGCCATCGCCGAAAACATTGAGCAAATGGGCAACACTCAGTCCGACACTCAGCCCGAGAAGCAAAGCCATAAAGAAAAAAATGCCGAACTCTTGTTCCAGGCCGCCGACGACTACCTTAAAGACCAGGTGATAGACCATATAGATGACAGGCGTATTGAACTGGCCTTTCATCACGAAGCCTTAAGAAACCCCAGGCTTAATGCCCTGGTACTGAACTCCTGGCAACAGGAAGTCGCCCATATCACCCGGTTATATAAAACCTTAGGTTCAAGCGCTCCCGAGCAGGATGCCGAAGTCACCTTTGCCCTGATATTACAGCTGGAAAAAAAGGCGATGATGTTGCTCGACAAAGACGCCCAGGTTGAAGAATATAAGCATATCCGCCGGGTATTAAAACGCCACGTGGCGATATTAACCGGTGTCGAAACCTTAACGCCGGGGGCTATAGACAGAGTATAA
- a CDS encoding GFA family protein produces the protein MSSVKPLKKSGVHASMSKKLTGECLCGKVTFSVSDNFRAFYQCHCKQCQQLTGSAFASNIFTAPDNIEWLSGESGITMYEHPSREFSKSFCSVCGSAVPFVNKTKTSLIVPAGSLNALPNIQPQANIFASEEACWLKPGLRAVNFSGFPE, from the coding sequence ATGTCGTCTGTTAAGCCGTTAAAAAAATCAGGAGTTCATGCAAGTATGAGCAAGAAACTAACGGGAGAGTGCCTATGTGGCAAGGTAACATTTTCCGTGTCAGATAATTTCAGGGCCTTTTATCAATGCCACTGTAAGCAATGCCAACAACTAACCGGCTCCGCGTTTGCTTCTAACATATTTACGGCTCCAGATAACATCGAGTGGCTTAGCGGCGAATCCGGTATTACTATGTATGAGCACCCATCAAGAGAATTTTCCAAGTCATTTTGTAGCGTGTGTGGCTCTGCGGTCCCATTCGTCAATAAAACGAAAACATCATTGATTGTACCTGCAGGTTCACTTAATGCGCTTCCAAACATACAACCACAAGCCAACATATTCGCCTCTGAAGAAGCTTGTTGGCTAAAACCTGGGCTGCGGGCGGTGAATTTTAGTGGTTTCCCTGAGTAA
- a CDS encoding Kelch repeat-containing protein, translating to MEISRRDLLKLFGMTTVLSFDYLCCSNTYAKPRDLSWSPGQALANPIQEIYPAVFNGEIYVAGGFVPSDDPIFYGLAPSSQVFIYNPKKLIWRTGVELPEARHHLGMASNSRYLYGIGGFNGNKGNAWQVRDTVYKISPDGKAWLSGPALPIPLAESVYAANGESIHVIGGKTFDSDSKRNIDTDSHFILVNNTHWEKAAPATIARNSAASAIVDNKVFVIGGRKAGKRPENIQFSEVYDPKDDKWQAIRPLPAALAGLSAVALKGKILVAGGEAFGANGHWKTGRAFNQVWSYDPLKDSWQEEMSMPQPRHGHGAVTIDNTLYIIGGAAKVGPQDTLSSLLMLKT from the coding sequence ATGGAAATATCAAGAAGAGATCTGTTAAAGTTGTTCGGGATGACAACTGTTCTTAGTTTTGACTATTTATGTTGCTCCAACACATACGCCAAGCCAAGGGATCTTTCCTGGTCACCCGGCCAAGCACTAGCAAACCCGATTCAAGAGATATACCCAGCCGTTTTTAATGGTGAAATTTATGTTGCCGGTGGCTTTGTTCCCAGTGATGATCCCATATTCTATGGACTGGCCCCTTCCAGCCAGGTCTTTATCTATAATCCCAAAAAACTAATTTGGCGAACTGGCGTTGAGTTGCCAGAAGCTCGGCACCATCTTGGAATGGCCAGTAACTCTCGGTATTTATATGGGATCGGCGGCTTTAATGGCAATAAGGGCAATGCATGGCAGGTAAGAGATACCGTTTATAAAATCTCACCTGACGGAAAAGCCTGGCTATCCGGCCCTGCTTTGCCCATTCCGCTGGCGGAGTCTGTTTATGCTGCAAATGGCGAGAGTATTCACGTTATCGGCGGAAAAACCTTTGATAGCGACTCGAAAAGAAACATTGATACTGATAGCCATTTTATTCTCGTGAATAATACACATTGGGAAAAAGCCGCTCCCGCAACAATTGCCCGCAACTCGGCTGCCAGTGCCATAGTGGATAATAAAGTATTTGTTATCGGCGGCAGGAAAGCTGGGAAACGACCTGAAAACATACAATTTTCCGAGGTATATGATCCTAAAGATGATAAGTGGCAAGCGATTAGACCGCTGCCTGCAGCATTGGCTGGATTATCCGCAGTAGCATTAAAAGGTAAGATACTTGTCGCCGGAGGAGAAGCCTTTGGCGCTAACGGGCATTGGAAAACAGGGAGAGCATTTAATCAGGTATGGTCATACGATCCTCTCAAGGATTCGTGGCAGGAAGAGATGAGTATGCCCCAACCAAGACATGGTCATGGCGCAGTCACCATAGATAATACTCTGTACATTATCGGGGGCGCGGCAAAAGTGGGGCCGCAGGATACTTTATCATCATTACTTATGTTAAAAACTTAG
- a CDS encoding VOC family protein — translation MELGAFSVSLAVKNIEDSKAFYTKLGFEVIGGDQSKNWLILRNGEHTIGLFQGMFKGNIMTFNPGWDKNGNTLASYTDVRELLKAFEAQGVVITQKSINGENGPSSFSLKDPDGNSILIDQHV, via the coding sequence ATGGAATTAGGTGCATTTTCAGTAAGTCTGGCGGTTAAAAACATCGAAGATTCAAAAGCATTTTATACAAAGTTAGGCTTTGAAGTTATTGGCGGAGATCAATCTAAAAACTGGCTGATACTTAGAAACGGCGAGCACACTATAGGTTTATTTCAAGGGATGTTTAAAGGGAATATTATGACTTTCAATCCCGGTTGGGATAAAAACGGTAATACATTAGCGTCTTATACTGATGTTAGAGAGCTATTAAAAGCGTTTGAAGCTCAAGGCGTCGTTATAACACAAAAATCAATTAATGGCGAAAATGGACCGTCGAGCTTTTCCTTGAAAGACCCTGACGGCAATTCAATCCTCATTGATCAGCACGTGTAA
- the glsA gene encoding glutaminase A — MKKNTIDLQEKLQELLLAERNNYLQGKVADYIPALANVKPDLMGISVATIDGKIAGAGDYQQPFSIQSISKVFGLVMAMNRIGDPLWQRVRMEPSGQPFNSIIQLEWEKGIPRNPVINAGAILISDVLTSHFSASKLAFLTFVRKLAGNDNIHVDNQVYLSELKHGNLNAALAYLMKSFGNIEAEVPDVLSHYFTQCSIVMSCQQLATSLLFLANKGIDPRSQKRICSARDAHKVNAILSTSGMYDQSGEFAFSVGLPAKSGVGGGVIAVVPGYGVICTWSPPLNSFGNSTVGMNLMANITEELALSIYH; from the coding sequence ATGAAAAAAAATACGATTGATTTACAAGAAAAGCTACAGGAATTACTGCTTGCTGAGCGCAATAACTATCTCCAGGGCAAAGTGGCAGACTATATACCTGCGCTGGCAAATGTAAAACCTGATTTAATGGGCATATCGGTGGCAACTATTGACGGCAAGATTGCCGGTGCGGGTGATTACCAGCAGCCTTTTTCAATTCAAAGTATTTCAAAAGTGTTTGGTTTGGTCATGGCCATGAACCGGATCGGCGATCCCTTATGGCAACGTGTAAGAATGGAGCCTTCCGGTCAACCCTTTAACTCTATTATTCAGCTGGAATGGGAAAAAGGGATCCCGCGCAACCCGGTGATAAATGCCGGTGCCATCTTGATATCAGATGTATTAACAAGTCATTTTTCAGCAAGTAAACTCGCCTTTTTAACTTTTGTCAGAAAGCTGGCAGGCAATGACAATATACACGTAGACAATCAAGTTTACCTATCAGAACTTAAGCACGGCAACCTTAATGCCGCACTAGCCTATTTAATGAAAAGCTTTGGCAATATAGAAGCGGAAGTACCAGACGTCTTAAGTCACTATTTTACTCAATGTTCAATAGTCATGAGCTGCCAGCAACTGGCAACAAGTTTGCTTTTCTTAGCCAATAAAGGCATAGATCCGAGAAGCCAAAAGAGGATCTGCAGCGCACGAGACGCACATAAAGTAAATGCCATATTATCTACCAGTGGTATGTATGATCAGTCGGGAGAATTCGCCTTTTCTGTGGGGTTACCGGCCAAAAGTGGTGTTGGTGGCGGCGTTATTGCGGTTGTACCGGGTTATGGTGTTATTTGTACCTGGAGTCCGCCGTTAAACAGTTTTGGTAATTCAACCGTCGGCATGAACCTGATGGCAAATATTACCGAAGAGTTGGCTTTATCAATCTACCATTAG